A window of Balaenoptera ricei isolate mBalRic1 chromosome 12, mBalRic1.hap2, whole genome shotgun sequence genomic DNA:
TCAGATGTGGCTAGGCATTTTACTTGTAATTATTCTACTTGTGGTTCACTAAACTTCTTGAAGATGTAAAATTAagtctttcaccaaatttggcATTTTTTGATCcttaattcttaaaatgtttttagtaGACAGTTAAATTGATTAGACCCAAACTGCAAACTCTGTTTCACCTGCAGTGGGTGGTATTGCAGATCTCAGTTCAGTCCTTTTATTCTTAAGGGCAGCTAACCTTGATTTTGCTCCATGTATGCATGGTCCCAGGGTCAATCAGAGATTTGGGTAGAGTGTAATATAGAATTTAGAATTCCTCTTCTTTGGCTTTTTCCTCTTCAGGACTTCTTCCCCACTCTCTAGAGGCCATGGTTGTCCTGTTCTCTGTCTTCTGCTTCTTTAGCTGCCCTTCACTACTTTGTACCTGACACTCTGGCTAGCCTCAAGCTCAGGTCATTAATATAGGAAGCTCAGCGCATAACAGCCCTTTCTTCCAAATTTCAACTCACCTCTAATGTATGTCTGCTCTTATTCACTCTCCAAGAGTCATTAAGTAAGATTGCGTGTtggtatgtctgtgtgtatgtgtatgtatatgtgcttTCTCCAGAGTATATAGTTGTTATCTGATGAAACATCAATCTATTGTGACCTTTTCTACCATACTAAAGACACAAATGCCCCAAATTCTATTATTTAATATagcaataaatgtgtgtgtgcttTTGCCTAACTAAACTGTTGCAAATGCTACTTATTACTTCCCTTTATTCATTTTCCCATaatgttaatatttaatttaaaccaGATGTTGTTCTAATTGCTGATATGTAGAGTATTCACAGCTTAGCACCGTTTTTGCTGTTCTCAAATAACTCACAAAAAAGAGTAAGTAGAATTTTTAACAAGTTTGAGAAAAGGAAATTGGGATTCCAAAGATTAGAAGATCACGAAAGATCACACATGATATGGATTCATGTGTGTGGAGAGAAAAAACTGTCCATTTTGAGAGCAGAAACAACCTAAAGAAACCTTAGGAAATGCAAGCATTTCCTATGAAAAACTGGAGTTAGATCACTTAGGTGACTTTCAAAGATTGCATAACTAGTTAATGACTCAACCAGAATGTCTTCTCAGTCTCAAGGATCAAACTAGTAGGAAAGTGGGCATAAAATACCCAATGTCTGTTCTATAGAAAGAAGGACTTCCAGCAAAAGTGCCACATAAAAATGACAAACTAAAGAATTGTACTTTTTCTATATTAATTTAGAGGCATTTAAGCAGAGACTGAACTTGGCAGGGAAGCTGTATATTAAGCATTTGATGGGTAATTGAACTAGATAACCATTAAGGTTCCTTCCAGACCACAGCATTCACAACTTGACAATTCAGTGACCATTATCATTGCACCTAAAAGTGTCATTTTTAAGATTCTGACTCTATTACCTTGACACATTTGGGTGTATgtcctaaagaaataattttttgaattgaGGGATTAATGTTCTTAGCATGTGGTGCTTGCAGAGCTATTGATGCtgcctaagaaaatattttagaattcctGTCCATAGCAGACATAAATTTCACGTAATGAAATCATTTTCATAAAGTTGTCATTTACTCTTCTTTGCAAAGAAATTAAAGTTAGGTTCTTATTATGGTTAAAGTCAACTCTTATATTAAACAATCAGAATTTTCTTATAaatcagacacacagacatactaATGTATATAGAAATAGAGATATGTGGATTAAAATTTTCCTTGgaataatatttctttgaatttattaatataaatgtaatttgaattttaaatttttaatcaaagagaaaatgtgaaaattgtAACTTTTTTGTATTGTTCTATAATTCAGCTTAATGTACTCATGAGCCACTCCCTTTTTTCCAGTAGGACAattgttctcaaagtgtggttgaAGGATCCCTAGAAGTTCCCAAGACAATTTCATGGGTTCTGCTAAGCCAAACTACTTCCATGCTATATAATATGGAGATATTTTTGCCCTTTTACTTTCACTCATGAATAAGTGTGCAGTACATCTTTCCAGAAACTACATGTTATGCAGGACATGTGTTTTTACTGCTAATGGAATATATGCTTGTGTGGAATATTCCTATGTTTTCTGAAATCTATAGcatataaatatttgaattttcataaattaacttaatttttaattagtACTTACACTATTCTGTTACTATCACTGATTGTACTTCTTTTTATGGAAGTCATAACATgggtgtagttttgttttgtgctGCAccacgaggcatgcgggatcttagttccctgaccagggatggaacctgcgccccctgcagtggaagcgcagaatcttaaccactggaccgccagggaagtcctgattatacctcttttaatatttgtaaactCATTATCATCCAGTAAATCTTActctgaaattctgaaattcTCCTTGTACctacatggaaacacaaaaagaagTAGAAGTTGTCTAGATTtgtatgattttaaattttaaaaaagttctaatattttaattattatctaaagataatatttttagtaataatattactattttagaatataatcatttattttcaaatagaggaaatatatatttgaggAATGATTATtggcttaaaaaaagaagactcatttTCTCAACCCACAGATGCACTATCTACAACTAAAaatgctgagaaaaattaaactcTCATATTAAAGGGTTATTTGACTAATGGAAGAGAGAAATCTTCTCTAAAGAACCTGGTGAAACAGTAACCAAGAAACAAAACTGTGACAAAATGCTACTTTCCTCACCTtataaatgttaataatttttttattgtgtcttttgaaacagaatattttaaaacagttttgtaGTGCCAGTTAAGCTGCAATGTTATTTTGAGACCAAGcattcaaaagtttaaaaaataagtaattaaatatttaaaacatagttGGGCTAAAGTCTTTAGCAGACAAAactatttcttacagtttttcaAACTAGACTTGCAGAAGACATTGAAACATCTTACAGGGAATGTTATCATATTCCATTGGCTAGAGAAGAACACACAAtagctaaaaaaaataataaaactttggaCCACTGACATTGCTCAATGCTTGctgatgaaaaataaaagcattcacATCAGTGCCAATTTGTGGTATTAGAGCATCTtgtcaaattaaaattttccttgCAAACATGGAGATGAGATAATATCTCATCTGCACAACTATACTTTTTCCCTTACAAATGGATGAATCTACAGGCATGGCTGGACTTGCTCATTTGCTTGTATTCATCTGTTATGGATACTAAATAAGCAACCGGGAAGACCTTGTTTTATGTGAATTTTTGGCACCAAGCACAAGTGACactgaaatattcaaaatatgagtaatattttttaattacatcACTCTTTGGGCCCCATGGAAGAACTGTGTTGACTTGTGCAATGATGGTACAGAAGCAACTATGGGTAAAACTGCTGGTACCTTAGCACAAATCAAGGTACTGGTACCTAACTGTACTACTGGCCATTGTATTCTTCACTGATGGGTGtttgtaaataaagaaaataacaataaggTCAATGTTAATTAAGAATATTTGGTTTCTTGGCTCTCCCTGAGCACTTAGGATAATGGAATCTGGTGCTTGCTTTCTCCCTTGGAACATTCAGGGGACGTTTGAGGGATTTCACTTGAGAGTGGTTTTAAGTTGGGAAGGAGAAGGATTCAGGAATGAGGGAGCATGTTGTTATCTTTCCAGAATTCCTCTTTGTAGTTAATTGGTAAAAATATGAATGACTAAATCCATTAGTCTTTTCCTGGATggctaatttattaaaaattttaagacagaaattctttgtttttcttcacaaGTATAGTTCTAGGTTTGCAGATATCCTTTCTGCTCTTActtgtttgttattttattgattcttaaatttatttacagtcaaaaatatttcatttatcgTTGTCTCTCTCCCACTATTATAAGGCCCATAAGGATGGAGTTGATGTTTATGTTCTATTTGTTACTCCAGTGCTTAGACTAATGACAGGTACATAGTGGTTACTCAACAGATAATtgcaaaatgaattatttttatttttatattcaatttaAATTGTCTGAattttgtgagattttttgtgAACTATGCTTCCAATAAATCATCCTtaagaacagcaacaacaaaaaagtctaTCCAATTATATTTAccattatttacaaaacacactaacaaacaaacaaaatttcctTTCTATGCATAGCAGGAatcttttaaagctttttttttctgttttattattctcttttctgaCTTGAGATTTATTGCATTTAatttgtgatatctcattgtttctTCTCTCCAAATTGCtctttgatatttttgtttatttacatcTTCCAgacttatttaataataaatacatgttcTTAAATATGGCTCTTTCTAATGGGTTAAAATCATGTAAATCCCTGTTTATAGGATACATGAATAAACCAAAGacattaaaaatcagaaatgttaCTATACTTGTCATTCACTGACATTTTCTGGTGCTCagtgctgtgttcctttctgctcAGGATATTAAAACTAGATCCAGCCTCACCCTGATTAGTCCTACACAACTGCGAGTCACCATGGACCTAATTAAAAGCCCTTTCCCTTTTAGTTAAAGACTTTGAAAAGTCTCTTTCCCAGTTCGAGGTTAGTTGTACTTCTCTTCACATTCATATCTTTCTCACCCTGGCACATTCACAGGAACATCAGACAACAGTTAATCTGCTCCCTATTGCATCTGACTATCCACCTTACTCACCTTCTGGCTGTCTTCCTGATTCCTAGTTCTTAACAGAACCTCCTGATGGGTTTGAAGACTGGTTTAGAATCACTTTGTTGATGAAAATAGTTCCTCTCCTTGTCTTATGTCAACCGACTCTTCCTGCTTTGTTTTATATACAACCCCTTGATCCACAGTTTGGAGAACTACAAATATACTAACATACACCTGTGCTTACACAATcatacaaatactgcatgataggGCACACAATCACCAAGATCAAACGTGAGCACTCAGGTCGGTGTTTTTGTATAGTGATGCCAGTTCAGATCACACTGGAGAGGGCTAATTTGGCTGGCAATGCTCTTAAAGGGCACAGGTGATTTTGCCCTTCCACATTCACAACATAGCACATCATGCTGCATCAATATGGCTGCACTGGCTGATGTAACTTCCTAtgtagttgtttattttttattactatcatcatcatcatcaccaccatcatcatcactatttaCAACTATATCTATTTGCTATTTCTTGGCATTATAAACAACACAGCATGAATTTCATTGTCTCATTAAATCAAAGGTGTTCTAGAATATTGAATGTACCTATATTTGCCAAATCCAACATTATTTTCCAAGCCACCAGATTCgtttccattttaaagaagagaattCTGATGTTCAGAAAAGTAGTTTTTCCCTAATGGCACACTGTATGTCATTGATGGAGCTGGTAATAAAACCCTAGTTGTGTGAATCTCCAACTCCGTGCTCAACTGAAATTGCATTCTTCACTCAAagctaaaggagaaaataaaagttacaCGCTGATTCCACAGGATATGTTGTGCTAAACTAATGTCACCCATTTCATTCCTTGCAACCCAAGCATACTTCAAGTACTATTTACTAAATGACCTGTGAAGGTCATTTCATGCAACAGTACAATGTTTGAAGTTTCTGAGTTatctatattttgaaatattaacaaaatatgtTTTGTGAGCCTTCTACACCCTCATAAAGTTAATAGACCACTTACCTACACTAGTCTCCTAATAAGGTTTTGGACTTATTCACTCAaactaataatgataatgataagtACTGTACTAAGTAGTGaagaaggttttttaaaaagctccctacCATTTGCCAAGCAAGCAATACCATTATAATTTAACATATACTATCTCATTGAAACTCCTTAAAAAACAGTAagattggtattattattattactttactaGACATAAAGATAAAGTTTTGAGCATTCAATTCATGTAATTAATTAACAGAACCAAGTTTCAAATTCCATTCTTCAGATCAACATCTCCTACACTGAAAATAAGGCATTATTTTAAAACCTCTCAATTTCACatctaataataaatatgaaactGAATTTAAGAAAGAGAAACTACTAAACTCAGCCTCTCCCCGCCAGCCCCACCATCACTGCTGCAGTCACGACTGCTGATGGGGTGGACGAATGCTTGCCTCTGCTCTCCGCATCCCATTCGAGAAATGTCACTCCCATGTCCCCACCATACTTACAAGAAAGCAGCCCCAGAGCAGAACCCCACCTCCGTACACAGCCATCGCCAGTCCAGATGCCAGTGGTAGTCCAGTAATAAACTGCCATGTGTGCCAACCTCTCAATTTGGATGGCAAGCTTCACCAGCACGTGGCTAAGTGCACGGTTTGCAATGATGCTACGCCAGTCAAAAATCCCCCAACAGGGAAGAAGTATGTTAGATGCCCTTGTAATTGTCTCCTTATTTATAAGGACACATCACGGCAAATAGGATGTCCAAGACCCACCTGTAGACACATAATTAACCTTGGCCCAGTAATGCTTATTTCTGAAGAACAGCCAGCTCAACCTGCATTGCCAGTCCGACCAGAAGGTACAAAGATCATGTGTGGGCACTGTGGAAACATGTTCTTGTGGATGGAACTGAGGTTCAACACTCTGGCAAAATGCCCACACTGCAAAAACATTTCCTCAGTGGGTAGTGCACTTCCTCGAAGGTGCTGCTGTGCATATATTACCATTGGAATGATATGTATTTTCACTGGAGTTGGATTAACTGTTGGCACCCAAGATTTTGCAAGGCAATTTCATGCAACCTATGTTTCTTGGGCAGTTGCTTATCTCTTAGCTTTGATCTGCCTTATCTGAGCTTGTTATTGGGGAGCCATAAGAGTGAGTTATCCAGAACTTGGTTTTGCATAAGCTTGTTTATGATTTGGTCATGCAGGTGAGAGTATCTAGCAGTTCTCAATAAGCTACTCTGGACATCTTTAAATCATTTacctaatggattttttttttttttttttttttggatgtgttgggtcttcgtttctgtgcgagggctttctctagttgcggcgagcaggggccactcttcagcgtggtgcgtgggcctctcgctgtcacggcctctcttgttgcggagcacaggctccagacgcgcaggctcagtagttgtggctcacgggcctagttgctccgcagcatgtgggatcttcccagaccagggctgtaacccatgtcccctgcattggcaggcagattctcaaccactgcgccaccagggaagcccaacctaaTGGATTTCACTCCGGTTTATGTATGAAGTTTTAAGACTTTGGGAGTCTTTTATGAACAGATGCTCATTGTGCTACATTATATGCAAATAGTTTGTTTTGCTGCTAAGTTTTCAATTTCCAAATAATAAAGCTTGGTCTTCATATTCTTTcacatctcttaaaaaaaaaaaaaaaagaaaagaaagagaaactacTTATCATGATCAATATCTTCTATTTGATCCAGAATACTTTACTAGAGACACAATAAAGCATGTTTAACTTGCAGTCCACATGCTAAACAGGTATGCtatttatcatcacaataaaaaggaacatatattttattatctaagagaaacctggacttccctggtggcacagtggttaagaatccacctgccaatgcagggggtgcgggtttgagctctggtccgggaagatcccacgtgccgcggagcaactaagcccgtgcgccacaactactgagcctgtgggcctagagcccgtgctccacagcaagagaagccgccgcaatgagaaatccatgcaccgcaacgaagagtagaccccgcttgccgcaaccggagaaagcccccatgcagcaatgaagacccaacgcagccaaaaattaattaatttttaaaaaagagaatcctaactgCTTTGAAATgaatgttctttaaaatttttaccttattttaatAGACTAAATATTTAACTACCATAAAATAAAGGATGCCATATGAATCACCATATAAAATAGATGTTAAACTAGACAGAGAATTACCTCAGCTTATTACATTTCTTTGGTTAAATATTCATGAAGACAGTCATTATCTATAGAAACCATCATAAAAAAGGTTAAGAGTAACACAactattgaaatatttaaaagtaattcaaaaaGCTTTCATGCTAAGGAGTCAGAAATCTTAAGAATAGAAAGGAAACattaaataaaactcaaaaccAGATAAACCCATAGTGTTTATGGGTATTCCATACAGCGCTtggtctttcattctttcttataaaagattttttataataacctggaagatgtgcatatatatatgtgtgtatatatatatatatatatatatatctgaaatgtatgtacatatatatgaagtatataatatatatatatctgaaatgaatggttaaaatattaaatgacaaAATTGAGATTCAGGAGTACTCTAACACATGATGGGTTCAAACAGTataacaaaataagaataaaggtAAAGTCCTGATTTGGGAGCAAAAGAAACTGTGTATGGATAACATGGGGTAGACCTGGCTTGACAGCAGTTTAAGTAAAAAGATTCAGATTTGTCctaattgggattgacatatacacactactatatataaaatagataactaataaggacctactctatagcacagggaattctactcagtacactgtaatgacttatatgggaaaagaatctaaaaaagagtggatatatgtatatgtataactgattcactctggtgtacagcagaaactaacacaacattgtaaatcaactatattccaataaaaaattttttctaagacAATAGgaagagcaaaaaaagaaagattcctATTTATCTGGTCATAATTGTATAGTAATCAAAAAAGTGATTGTGGTAAAAAATCTTCTATTTATATGCATTATCAGACTTTTGTTTTAGTATTATTCATAACAAAAACTGAAGGCAACATAAAAAATAGAAGTTTagggaaataaattattatacatCAAGAGCCAATGGGTATACAATACAGCAcagaaaaagacttttaaaatatatatatatatatatatttgtttatttatttttttatttggctgcatcgggtcttagttgcagcatgcaggatctttcgttgcaccacacgggctctctagtttgGCCAGCAGGCTgcagagcacacaggctcagtagttgcagcacacgggcttagttgccccagcacgtgggatcttagttccccgaccagggatcacactcacaccccctgcatttgaaggtggattcttaatcactggaccaccagggaagtccccaaaagactttttaatcacaataaaatgttatataaatagaagGATATATGTTTGATATTCAGCATGATTTTAGCTAATTTAGAAACTTGTATAGAAATCATACTAAAAGGAAATATGTCAAACATTTAAAAGTGGTTTCCCTACAGTATCTGAGATCAAGgagtatattttctttaatttccttttaatttttttaactttcataatATACTTCAAAAAACCATCACTTTTAGaatcaaaatattgttttaaataaactaaCCGAATTTTGAACTGTTTTTgccttattaatatttaatagaatCTATCATTGATTGTGGGAAGATAAACCAGCTTTAAAAATCTCTGCAGAAAAAACTCATTATGCAAACAATTTGCTCGTTAAGTAAAAAACAACTATCTCCATTATTGTGTAATAAAATGTGTACACAACACTCTTTTTCTACCatcttcttttatcatttatccATTTTCAAATCACTCAACCCTCTTTCCCAAACAATATCTGGACAATAGTTTGCTAATTCTCCATCCCTCCTTTCTATGGGAGAGGTCCATAGTCAGCCAGGCAATGGGAGAATCTTCAGTGGGTCTGCTGAGTGAAAGGTGCAGACAGAAAAGAGGCTGTGCTGCTTCCCGGGTGGGTGAGTAGGTGCAGTTGAGGTGATCAAGAGAGAACTTTGACCAGCCTGTGGTAACATCTAAACCTTGGGTGTCAGATTTAGGCATTAAAGTCCAAAATAATGAAGGAGGAGGACCAAAGACCAACCTCATTTATATCACAATTTTGTCTTAGTTCAGGTTTGTGAAGTGCTGATTTAA
This region includes:
- the LOC132376423 gene encoding type 2 phosphatidylinositol 4,5-bisphosphate 4-phosphatase-like — encoded protein: MLASALRIPFEKCHSHVPTILTRKQPQSRTPPPYTAIASPDASGSPVINCHVCQPLNLDGKLHQHVAKCTVCNDATPVKNPPTGKKYVRCPCNCLLIYKDTSRQIGCPRPTCRHIINLGPVMLISEEQPAQPALPVRPEGTKIMCGHCGNMFLWMELRFNTLAKCPHCKNISSVGSALPRRCCCAYITIGMICIFTGVGLTVGTQDFARQFHATYVSWAVAYLLALICLI